One window of Thioflexithrix psekupsensis genomic DNA carries:
- a CDS encoding Rne/Rng family ribonuclease, with product MKRILINATQREEVRVAVVDGQRLYNFDVETANHQQIKANIYKARITRIEPGLDAVFVDYGGDRHGFLPLKDVAVENFQGDTHNGRGRCDQLREGQELLVQVDKEGQGNKGAALTTYISLAGRYLVLMPNNPRAGGVSRRIEGADRSEAREAMNTLVLPEGMGIILRTAGVGKTAEELKWDLDYLLQLWYAIVEAAGSRSGPFLVYQESNVIIRAIRDYLREEIGEIWVDEPEIYNEAVGFMRQVMPTFVNKVKYYDEKIPLFTRFQLETQIESAFQREIKLPSGGTIVLDHTEALLAIDINSARATRGADIEETALNTNLEAVDEIARQLRLRDIGGLIVIDFIDMLSHRHQRSVESRMKELLKMDRARVQVGRISRFGLLEMSRQRLRSPLGKVMQMRCPRCQGQGTVRSTESFALAMLRLLEEEAMKTQTQALLAQLPLEVATFLLNEKRHVLDEIEARQNIKLVLIPNPNWHTPKYEVQRIKTEDKKDLPASYHMLNTPDDSQRYALPTRQQPTTSSEEPAVKTLNYTATPTASPRRVTPPPPPLQPTGFLQRLWESLFGDSPKKAAHSPTDASFAPQEVEHIVPEEMTDDPSTEQNAQPTANRERSQIRRGRRGTRRKRDNTDNRSTTDKYAETNDSDSSYVAPYAPSDDNRDESEADSVTTVARPRSTEPKLENKSEDNH from the coding sequence ATGAAGAGAATTTTGATCAACGCCACCCAACGCGAGGAAGTCCGTGTGGCTGTGGTGGATGGACAAAGATTGTATAACTTTGACGTAGAAACCGCCAACCATCAACAAATCAAAGCCAATATTTACAAAGCACGCATTACCCGAATCGAACCCGGCCTAGATGCCGTTTTTGTGGATTATGGGGGAGATCGCCATGGTTTTTTACCGCTTAAAGACGTGGCGGTGGAGAATTTTCAAGGCGACACCCACAACGGACGCGGCCGCTGTGATCAATTGCGCGAAGGGCAAGAATTACTGGTGCAAGTGGATAAAGAAGGACAAGGCAACAAAGGCGCGGCCTTAACCACTTACATCAGTCTGGCGGGACGTTATCTGGTCTTAATGCCAAACAATCCCCGCGCAGGCGGCGTATCCCGACGCATTGAAGGCGCAGATCGCAGCGAAGCCCGCGAAGCCATGAATACGCTGGTTTTACCCGAAGGCATGGGCATTATTTTACGCACCGCGGGCGTTGGCAAAACCGCAGAAGAACTCAAGTGGGATTTAGACTATTTGCTGCAATTGTGGTATGCGATTGTCGAAGCGGCTGGAAGCCGTTCTGGCCCTTTCTTAGTCTATCAAGAAAGCAATGTGATTATTCGTGCCATTCGGGACTATTTACGCGAAGAAATCGGGGAAATTTGGGTGGATGAACCCGAAATTTACAACGAAGCAGTGGGTTTTATGCGCCAAGTGATGCCCACTTTTGTCAATAAAGTCAAATACTACGACGAGAAAATTCCCTTATTTACCCGTTTTCAACTCGAAACGCAAATTGAATCGGCTTTTCAACGAGAAATCAAACTGCCATCGGGGGGAACTATCGTCTTAGATCACACCGAGGCGTTGCTGGCGATTGACATCAATTCGGCGCGTGCCACTCGCGGCGCGGACATCGAAGAAACTGCGTTAAATACGAATTTAGAAGCGGTGGATGAAATTGCGCGCCAACTGCGTTTGCGGGACATTGGTGGTTTAATTGTGATTGATTTCATCGACATGCTGAGTCATCGTCATCAACGTTCTGTTGAAAGTCGCATGAAAGAATTGTTAAAAATGGATCGCGCTCGCGTGCAAGTTGGTCGTATTTCTCGTTTTGGTCTACTGGAAATGTCGCGGCAACGTTTACGTTCTCCGTTGGGCAAAGTGATGCAAATGCGTTGTCCACGTTGTCAGGGACAGGGTACAGTTCGTAGCACTGAATCATTTGCTTTGGCCATGTTGCGCTTGTTGGAAGAAGAAGCAATGAAAACGCAAACCCAAGCCTTACTGGCACAATTGCCCTTAGAAGTAGCCACGTTTTTATTAAACGAAAAACGTCATGTGTTAGACGAAATTGAAGCGCGGCAAAATATCAAACTGGTCTTGATCCCCAATCCCAATTGGCACACGCCAAAATACGAAGTGCAGCGCATCAAAACAGAGGATAAAAAAGACCTGCCTGCCAGTTATCACATGTTGAATACTCCAGACGATTCACAACGTTACGCGCTGCCCACCCGTCAACAGCCCACAACCAGCAGCGAAGAACCTGCGGTAAAAACGTTGAATTATACAGCAACACCAACCGCCTCTCCGCGTCGGGTGACTCCACCACCACCTCCCCTACAACCGACTGGTTTCTTGCAACGTTTGTGGGAAAGTTTATTTGGGGATTCGCCCAAAAAAGCGGCTCATTCGCCTACGGACGCATCTTTTGCCCCGCAAGAGGTAGAACACATTGTGCCAGAGGAGATGACCGACGATCCCAGCACAGAACAAAACGCCCAACCCACCGCCAATCGAGAACGTTCACAAATTCGACGCGGCCGCCGCGGAACTCGACGCAAACGAGATAACACAGACAACAGAAGCACAACGGACAAATACGCTGAAACCAATGACAGCGATTCGTCGTATGTCGCTCCTTACGCGCCATCTGATGACAACCGTGACGAATCTGAAGCCGATTCAGTGACTACAGTGGCACGTCCCCGCAGCACAGAGCCAAAACTTGAGAATAAATCGGAAGATAACCATTAA
- a CDS encoding cytochrome b/b6 domain-containing protein yields MNQLLPVKVWDLPTRLFHWSLVLLIIFQWATASESVYYNMTWHSYGGYAILCLLAFRLLWGFFGNQYARFWQFTYSPITSLHYLLGLFKSEQKVYLGHNPLGAYSVFALLLLILIQAVTGLFADDDIFTTGPFAHWVSGDTRQGMTSIHYWNFNVLLAFIALHLSAILFYLLVKRDNLVRPMITGKKWVTPETTPHSVSQTPLWLALLLFGIATGLVLFIVLYVPSWR; encoded by the coding sequence ATGAATCAATTATTGCCTGTGAAGGTGTGGGATTTACCGACTCGTTTATTTCATTGGAGTTTAGTGTTATTAATTATTTTCCAATGGGCGACGGCCAGCGAGTCGGTTTATTACAACATGACTTGGCACAGTTATGGTGGCTATGCCATTTTGTGTTTATTGGCATTTCGTTTATTATGGGGATTTTTTGGTAATCAATATGCTCGTTTTTGGCAATTTACTTACAGCCCTATCACCAGTTTGCATTATTTACTTGGTTTATTTAAATCCGAACAAAAAGTTTATTTAGGACATAATCCTTTGGGGGCTTATTCGGTTTTTGCTTTGTTATTACTCATCTTAATTCAAGCCGTAACTGGCTTATTTGCAGATGATGATATTTTTACCACGGGGCCTTTTGCGCATTGGGTTTCTGGGGATACGCGGCAAGGAATGACTTCGATACATTATTGGAATTTTAATGTGTTATTGGCGTTTATTGCGCTGCATTTATCGGCTATTCTGTTCTATTTATTGGTGAAACGAGATAATCTTGTCCGTCCCATGATCACGGGGAAAAAATGGGTGACTCCAGAGACCACGCCACATTCTGTTTCTCAAACGCCATTATGGTTAGCATTATTACTATTTGGAATAGCGACGGGGTTAGTTTTATTTATCGTTTTATATGTGCCTTCATGGCGTTAA
- a CDS encoding OmpA family protein encodes MPFKSFSSLLPFYFTTITGLLFTSGCAMQATPYEKTTPPIAVPVLAAGAPTYQPTPLSLMSAGTETDRGVLFTLDAILFDVNKASLRSEARQRLDEIAQQLNSYGESRLIAIEGHTDSTGSAKYNQKLSESRAASVKKALVSRGISADRISTKGFGQTRPTASNTDASGRQLNRRVEIILLNDPHSSTVTTTYNPSLELR; translated from the coding sequence ATGCCATTCAAATCATTCTCTTCTTTATTACCTTTTTATTTCACTACAATAACAGGCTTATTATTCACCAGTGGGTGTGCCATGCAGGCCACGCCTTACGAAAAAACCACTCCCCCCATTGCGGTACCCGTATTGGCCGCGGGCGCGCCCACTTATCAACCCACGCCCTTGTCGTTAATGTCAGCAGGAACAGAAACAGATCGCGGCGTTTTATTCACTTTAGATGCGATTTTATTTGACGTGAATAAAGCCAGCTTGCGCAGCGAAGCCCGTCAACGTTTAGACGAGATCGCCCAACAACTCAACAGTTACGGAGAAAGCCGTCTCATCGCCATCGAAGGCCATACAGACAGCACCGGTTCTGCCAAATATAATCAAAAATTATCCGAATCCCGTGCTGCCAGTGTGAAAAAAGCTTTGGTTTCTCGCGGTATTTCAGCCGACCGTATCAGCACCAAAGGCTTTGGGCAAACCCGTCCTACCGCCTCCAACACTGACGCATCAGGGCGGCAATTGAATCGCCGAGTGGAAATTATTTTACTCAACGACCCCCATTCTTCCACGGTCACCACCACGTATAATCCCAGTTTGGAATTGCGTTAA
- the ispH gene encoding 4-hydroxy-3-methylbut-2-enyl diphosphate reductase: protein MEIILAQPRGFCAGVERAIEIVERCLELYKPPIYVLHEIVHNRHVVEQLRERGAVFVESLEAVPAGCVCIFSAHGVATAIVEQAQARQLNVVDATCPLVTKVHLQAQRYARQGYEIIIIGHPGHPEVEGTRGRIEGKVYVLSTEAEVAQLQVSDPDKLAYVTQTTLSIDDTKAVIDALLQRYPQIQGPALNDICYATQNRQNAVRELLQSIDLLLVVGAHNSSNSNRLREVGAQNGVISYLIEDANDIRVEWFAHSPRVGITAGASAPEILVTGVLARLNELGVANQVRTMAGIEENTSFRLPVNLLRRSEG, encoded by the coding sequence ATGGAGATTATTTTGGCGCAACCGCGTGGTTTTTGTGCGGGCGTAGAGCGGGCGATTGAAATTGTGGAGCGGTGTTTAGAATTATACAAGCCGCCGATTTATGTTTTACATGAAATTGTGCATAATCGCCATGTGGTAGAACAATTGCGGGAACGGGGTGCGGTTTTTGTGGAGTCTTTGGAAGCGGTGCCGGCGGGGTGTGTGTGTATTTTCAGTGCGCATGGCGTGGCGACTGCAATTGTAGAACAGGCACAAGCTCGACAATTGAACGTGGTTGATGCCACCTGTCCATTGGTTACCAAAGTGCATTTACAAGCCCAACGTTATGCGCGTCAAGGCTATGAAATTATTATCATTGGTCACCCCGGTCATCCCGAAGTCGAAGGCACACGCGGGCGAATTGAGGGGAAAGTTTACGTTTTATCCACCGAAGCCGAAGTGGCGCAATTGCAGGTTTCCGATCCTGATAAATTGGCCTACGTGACACAAACCACCTTGAGCATTGATGATACGAAAGCGGTTATTGATGCGTTACTACAACGTTATCCCCAGATTCAGGGGCCTGCCTTAAATGACATTTGTTATGCCACGCAAAATCGTCAAAATGCGGTGCGGGAGTTGTTGCAATCGATTGATTTATTGTTAGTAGTTGGCGCGCACAACAGTTCTAATTCCAATCGTTTGCGAGAAGTTGGGGCGCAAAACGGGGTTATTTCGTATTTAATTGAGGATGCCAATGATATTCGAGTGGAATGGTTTGCTCATTCGCCGCGAGTGGGAATTACGGCGGGTGCGTCTGCGCCAGAAATTCTAGTGACAGGCGTATTGGCGCGTTTAAATGAATTAGGCGTTGCCAATCAAGTCCGAACAATGGCAGGCATTGAAGAAAATACCTCTTTTCGTTTGCCCGTGAATTTGCTGCGCCGCAGTGAGGGGTAA
- a CDS encoding ComEC/Rec2 family competence protein — MSITFNFLPAGYGDAILISFDGKNIFVDGGTKKNYLHKSIQKIKSNKQLIDLMVLTHIDSDHIGGFIGILKNEEDGRLVQKVWFNSLDKANFIPSFTDSNETSARQGVTFQDRVKELAKENKLTYDDQIFIEAKPEKFEIFPHLEVNILSPTKEKLDILASSILESVSETRETATKTRINFCTIEQLAQYEFKKDSSPTNAASIVLLLTYKEEYKFLLLADADIELVTNSLINLGYSKKNKLKINFVKLSHHGSKNNLNQAFLELIDTDTFVILTNAGKHGHPDTETLCKIIMNPERNLGKKINFFLNYDSVYNSLKDNPVFEPEQRKKYNFSFFSKENEPLIFG; from the coding sequence ATGTCTATTACATTTAATTTTTTACCCGCAGGTTATGGTGATGCCATTTTAATTTCTTTTGATGGAAAGAATATTTTTGTTGATGGTGGAACAAAAAAGAATTACTTACATAAAAGCATTCAAAAAATAAAATCTAATAAGCAATTAATAGATTTAATGGTTTTAACTCATATTGATAGCGATCATATTGGAGGTTTTATTGGTATTCTTAAAAATGAAGAAGATGGACGCTTAGTTCAAAAAGTTTGGTTTAATTCGCTTGATAAAGCTAATTTTATTCCTTCATTTACTGACTCTAACGAAACAAGTGCAAGACAAGGAGTAACGTTTCAGGATCGTGTTAAAGAACTGGCTAAAGAAAATAAACTTACTTATGATGATCAAATTTTCATTGAAGCAAAGCCAGAGAAATTTGAAATTTTTCCTCATTTAGAGGTAAATATACTTTCTCCGACTAAAGAAAAATTAGATATTTTGGCATCAAGTATTTTAGAATCAGTGTCTGAAACTAGAGAAACGGCTACAAAAACTCGTATCAATTTTTGTACAATTGAACAGTTAGCGCAATATGAATTTAAGAAAGACTCTAGTCCGACTAATGCGGCCAGTATTGTTTTATTATTAACGTATAAAGAAGAATATAAGTTTTTGTTACTTGCGGATGCGGATATAGAGTTAGTTACAAACTCTTTAATAAATTTAGGTTATTCTAAAAAGAATAAGTTAAAAATTAATTTTGTTAAATTGTCGCATCACGGGAGTAAAAATAATTTAAATCAAGCGTTTTTAGAACTCATTGATACAGATACCTTTGTCATTTTAACAAATGCGGGAAAACATGGTCATCCTGACACGGAAACGCTTTGTAAAATTATTATGAATCCAGAAAGAAATTTAGGTAAAAAAATAAATTTTTTTCTTAATTATGACTCTGTGTATAATTCTTTAAAAGATAACCCTGTATTTGAACCTGAGCAAAGAAAAAAATATAATTTTTCTTTTTTCTCAAAGGAAAATGAACCATTAATTTTTGGGTAG
- a CDS encoding IS630 family transposase, protein MYLASGVEGLKLAYKGSPGYLKPREREDVINWIQEKKTITIEELKRYLKEEYDVFYSSNTSYTKLLEEANLSYKKTHKENSAKDEVKVEAKKKEIKDLIDKEREQIESGEVMYWMQDESHQLWGDICAYVWSKKGERTSIKMSNYRTSQTWYGAVNIYTGEFILDRAKKADTKYTIDFINWLIYRYKEARHVIIWDGASYHRSEGLRTYLEKLNGGLPESEWKVRLLRFAPNAPEQNPVEDIWLQGKNWVRKNFHRLSSFKEVTSMFETFLSGKVFKFNKIKQYLIPNI, encoded by the coding sequence ATTTATTTAGCGTCAGGGGTGGAAGGATTAAAGTTAGCGTATAAAGGCTCGCCAGGGTATTTAAAGCCGCGTGAACGAGAAGATGTGATTAATTGGATACAAGAAAAGAAGACAATAACAATAGAGGAACTAAAGAGATACTTAAAAGAGGAGTATGATGTTTTCTATTCTTCAAATACTTCTTATACTAAATTATTAGAAGAAGCGAATTTAAGTTATAAGAAGACACACAAAGAGAATTCGGCAAAAGATGAGGTAAAAGTAGAAGCTAAAAAAAAAGAGATTAAGGATTTAATAGATAAGGAGCGTGAACAGATAGAAAGTGGAGAGGTAATGTACTGGATGCAAGACGAAAGCCATCAGTTGTGGGGAGATATTTGTGCTTATGTTTGGTCGAAAAAAGGAGAAAGAACGTCAATAAAGATGAGTAATTATCGCACTTCTCAAACGTGGTATGGAGCGGTGAATATTTATACGGGAGAATTTATTTTAGATAGGGCAAAGAAAGCTGATACAAAATATACGATAGACTTTATTAACTGGCTCATTTACAGATATAAAGAAGCCCGTCATGTGATTATTTGGGATGGTGCAAGTTATCATCGTTCTGAAGGTTTAAGAACTTATTTAGAGAAATTAAATGGGGGACTTCCAGAATCAGAATGGAAAGTTCGTTTATTAAGATTTGCGCCCAATGCCCCAGAGCAAAATCCAGTCGAGGATATTTGGCTTCAAGGTAAGAATTGGGTCAGAAAGAATTTTCATCGTCTATCAAGCTTTAAAGAAGTCACTAGTATGTTTGAGACCTTTTTGTCAGGTAAAGTGTTTAAGTTTAATAAAATTAAACAGTATCTTATACCTAATATCTAG
- a CDS encoding tetratricopeptide repeat protein, protein MIERVFSNLLNFFERNNDSSNDEKIISILKKIINHYAKNESFEQVFNGVKYLAGIFLKKKDYSNFESILLENVTWFKKARDEIKIYLLLANSFFRVEKYEEARNYYQDILDKLKRFKKDKTLALKIYIRLINIAQKLNETPEKIKKAYQKAKHFLDGHQNSIENAQEYIDKLEKIWLEIEGYTINNHIAANRELKQDIANIKNTIEPLTKQYQIIDEKINRFEWKMQQEITVFNSRFEEIKKLIQENLKKPLEPSKNFFQKIIDSVIARFMTKK, encoded by the coding sequence GTGATAGAACGTGTTTTTTCAAATTTACTAAACTTTTTTGAGAGAAATAACGACTCATCTAATGATGAGAAAATTATTTCAATATTAAAGAAAATTATAAATCACTATGCAAAAAATGAAAGTTTCGAGCAAGTATTTAATGGTGTGAAATATTTAGCGGGTATTTTCTTAAAGAAAAAAGATTATTCTAATTTTGAATCAATTTTATTGGAAAATGTAACTTGGTTTAAAAAAGCAAGAGATGAAATTAAAATTTACTTATTGCTTGCTAATTCATTTTTTAGAGTTGAAAAGTATGAAGAAGCAAGAAACTATTATCAAGATATTCTTGATAAGTTAAAGCGTTTTAAAAAAGATAAAACTTTAGCCTTAAAAATCTATATTCGGCTTATTAATATTGCTCAAAAACTCAATGAAACCCCAGAAAAAATAAAAAAGGCTTATCAAAAAGCCAAGCATTTTTTAGATGGTCATCAAAATAGCATAGAAAATGCTCAAGAATATATTGATAAATTAGAAAAAATTTGGTTGGAAATTGAAGGCTACACAATCAATAATCATATTGCAGCAAATCGTGAGCTAAAACAAGATATTGCTAATATTAAAAATACAATTGAACCCTTAACAAAGCAATATCAAATTATTGATGAAAAAATTAATAGATTTGAATGGAAAATGCAACAAGAAATAACTGTTTTTAACTCTCGCTTTGAAGAAATTAAAAAATTAATTCAAGAGAATCTAAAAAAACCACTTGAACCTTCTAAAAATTTCTTTCAAAAAATTATAGACAGCGTCATTGCAAGATTTATGACTAAAAAATAA
- a CDS encoding fumarate hydratase yields MTTLIKEQDFIQSIADGFQFISYYHPVDYIQALGKAYELEQSDAARDAMAQILVNSRMCAEGHRPICQDTGIAVVFLKIGMNVRFDTTRSLQELVDEGVRLAYNNPDNKLRASVLLDPAGSRKNSKDNTPAVLHVELVPGDTVEVQLAAKGGGSENKSKFVMLNPSDSIVEWVLKTVPLMGAGWCPPGILGIGIGGTAEKAMLLAKESLMDHIDIQELIARGPSNKIEELRIELYTKVNALGIGAQGLGGLTTVLDVKIKDFPTHAASLPVAMIPNCAATRHTHFTLDGSGPAVLHPPHLSDWPAVTWAASTQTRRVNLDTVTREELQNWQPGDRLLLSGKLLTGRDAAHKRIADMMARGESLPPEIDFKNRFIYYVGPVDPVGDEVVGPAGPTTATRMDKFTEMMLEKTGLIGMVGKAERGDQAIEAIKKYQAVYLMAVGGAAYLVSKAIRSARVVAFADLGMEAIHEFEVADMPVTVAVDVTGESVHKTGPAIWREKIGKIAVKSS; encoded by the coding sequence ATGACGACGTTAATTAAAGAGCAAGATTTTATTCAAAGTATTGCGGACGGATTTCAATTTATTTCTTATTATCATCCTGTTGATTACATTCAAGCCCTCGGTAAAGCCTATGAATTAGAACAATCCGATGCGGCACGTGATGCGATGGCACAAATTCTGGTCAATTCGCGTATGTGTGCGGAGGGACATCGGCCGATTTGTCAAGATACAGGAATTGCGGTGGTTTTTCTCAAAATTGGTATGAATGTCCGTTTCGATACGACACGCAGTTTACAAGAATTGGTCGATGAAGGCGTGCGTTTGGCTTACAACAATCCTGACAATAAACTACGTGCATCCGTGTTACTTGACCCTGCTGGATCACGTAAAAACAGCAAAGATAATACACCAGCAGTGTTACATGTTGAACTGGTGCCGGGTGATACTGTTGAAGTACAATTAGCGGCAAAAGGCGGCGGTTCGGAAAACAAATCTAAATTTGTCATGCTCAATCCCAGCGACAGCATTGTCGAGTGGGTGTTGAAAACAGTCCCGCTAATGGGGGCAGGCTGGTGTCCACCGGGCATTTTAGGCATTGGTATTGGGGGAACGGCAGAAAAAGCCATGTTATTGGCTAAAGAGTCTTTAATGGATCACATTGATATTCAAGAATTAATTGCTCGCGGTCCCAGCAATAAAATTGAAGAATTACGCATAGAGTTATATACTAAAGTCAATGCCTTAGGCATCGGCGCACAAGGTTTAGGGGGGTTAACCACAGTTTTAGACGTAAAAATCAAAGATTTCCCCACTCATGCGGCTTCTTTGCCTGTGGCGATGATCCCCAATTGCGCGGCCACGCGGCACACACATTTTACGCTGGACGGCAGCGGACCCGCGGTATTGCATCCCCCCCATTTATCCGATTGGCCGGCGGTGACTTGGGCAGCGAGTACACAAACTCGTCGTGTTAATCTGGATACGGTAACACGAGAAGAATTACAAAACTGGCAGCCCGGTGATCGCTTGTTACTCAGCGGAAAATTGTTGACTGGCCGCGATGCCGCACACAAACGTATTGCAGACATGATGGCACGCGGCGAATCGTTGCCACCCGAAATTGATTTTAAAAATCGCTTTATTTACTACGTCGGACCCGTCGATCCCGTCGGCGATGAAGTCGTCGGCCCCGCCGGCCCAACGACAGCCACCCGCATGGATAAATTCACCGAGATGATGTTGGAAAAAACAGGCTTAATTGGCATGGTCGGCAAAGCTGAACGCGGCGACCAAGCCATTGAAGCCATTAAGAAATATCAAGCGGTTTATTTGATGGCAGTGGGTGGCGCGGCGTATTTGGTCTCAAAAGCGATTCGCTCGGCGCGAGTGGTGGCGTTTGCCGATTTGGGCATGGAAGCCATTCATGAGTTTGAAGTGGCAGACATGCCTGTCACTGTCGCGGTGGATGTGACCGGGGAATCCGTACATAAAACAGGCCCCGCGATTTGGCGTGAGAAAATCGGTAAAATTGCGGTAAAATCATCGTAA